Below is a window of Quercus robur chromosome 6, dhQueRobu3.1, whole genome shotgun sequence DNA.
aaaaaatttagtttcagcaaaataaacataTCCAAAACAGACCATTAGTGATCATTTTTATTGTacccttaaaatttcaaaacatgGATTGTGACTCCTAACTTTTAtctattgttttgatttttgagtcaTTCAAGTCATTATTTCAACGCCATAATTATGCAACTTCCACATTTTCAACTTCATTCATTGTCTCTTGAAAATTGATTGAGGAACTATTACGTTGAAACTATAACCAATTTGTGCATAACCAAAGGCTCAACATTTTTTAGAGAATGATCTTCTTAATGGATATAAGATGAAACCCCTAATAATAAAGTGAGATGTTGATGTAATAATTAGGGCTATTCACGGTTAGGTATGGATCAAGTTTGTGCTCAATTTGGAACCAACTAGCTCACATCGGGTGGCAAATTAAGATACTCGCCACCAACAATTGCTAACCATGGGTTGAGTTGGTTTTGGTTTAGACGGATAGTGGTCAGTTTCAGTCAAAATTGGTCAAGGAGAAGTAGTGAGACTATGGTCGTTTTGGTTGCCAGATCTAGTTGGATTTAGTAAGATCTCACCAGAACTCAAAGAGATCTTGACAGATTTGGTTGAGATCTTTCCGAATTTGAGgttgagagagaaagggagggTGATGCTTGATAGTAGGGGTGTCCCCAAGTCAGTCCGAGTcgagtttgtgcccaacccaTAACTGACCCGACCAAGTCAAGTGGACATTTTCCAAACCCACCGCCAATCAGTCAAAGAGTTGGGTCAGATTGGTCAATTTTTCATTGGATGACGATTGGACAAGATTTGGCCGAAAATCTAGGTGAAAACTAGTTGTGTTTAGCTTGCCTGATCCATACATGATCTCACTGGATTTTACGAGATCTAACCGAGGAATTCCTCTTTTGGTGGTGGAATCGGTCGAGTCAGTTGAATCGGGTTTCAATGTAATGAACTACCAACCAACTTGTCGAAATTAGGTTTGGGACTTCGAAAATTGCTACCGACTATCACATGAGTCGAATTGGGTGGTTTTCGAATCGAGTCGATCGGCCTAGGCAGGTGGGTTGGGACCATAAGTGCTTTGGACAGCCCTAGTTGACATAAAATAGAGGTTTCCAATGAGCTTTATGCTCTTGCATTAGTCGAATCGGTTTATGTTGAGTTTTGAGCTCCAAAATAGCCACTCAACCTATTACTCATCGAATTGTGAACTCTTCAATTGCCGCCAGCCTTCACACTTAGAAAATTGGTTGAGTTTCAGTTCCAAGCCGGCTAGTTTTGGCGGGTAGGCAAGTTTTGGTTGAGTTTGGATAGCCCTAATAACAATGGAATTAGAAATAGGCAACACATCTCACTTTGCTTGTGTGGTGATTCGATGTTTAGATAAATTCACTTTCCTTGAAtctaaaatatcaaaatattatgCAATGAATCTTCACAATCATCCTGTAAATATCAATTCAACCTTTGATTTACACTATATATTATCCTCTCTTGCTAGGTAATAAGCAAAAATACTATTATACCTTAATTCCTCATCTTGCACATTAGAATCAACTATAGGTGTAGACTATTGAGATTCAAAATAGACCACCCACTTAACCCCCTAGATTGGGACAAGCCTAGAGTACGCCTTTCCAAGAAATGAAGCTCAACTACGAAAAAGCATACCTAAGAACAAGGGTAAAAGTCGAAACAAGAGATCATCAAAAAGTACCCCCCAAGATCTTGAACCCCGAGAATCGACCAAACGGGGTCCACCATCCGCAATCCAAGAATGAATGGACCACCTGAACCATCCGAGGTAAATGCCCATAAACGAAATACAAAAGGCATACCACTAAGATACGCATAGCATCTGAGGAAGCCCTCCGAATCTTCCTGATAAATCCACAGCAATCCACCTAACATAGTAGCATTTATTGAAAcatataatttatcaaaataaaacaaaaagtctcAAAAGTCTTTGTTCATCATAACCTCAAGAAAAGAATAGCCTAATGGGATAGAGGGTACCCAACCAAACCAGAACAACACCAACTATGACACATgctggagaagaaaataaagagaatcAAACACAGGATAAGgatgaagaaaagaaggaggaagagtataaaaaggtaaagaagacaaacaaaaaagGGGAGTGAAACACAAAGTGAGAATTGTAATTGATGGCGCCAGAAAATGTACTCCAGATTCGTCCATGAAGGTCATCCTGATTGAGATTAGCGAGCGACATGAGAAGCTCGTCCTGGTCAAGCTCGTCTGTCCTTTAACACATAGGACAAGTGATATGTACACCCAATTCTATACAGTTTTGGAATGGCTACTATACCTCTATTCTACAGTTGAAGTAAAAGATCGAAGTTCATTACTACAAACCGTTGCCAAACGATGGTTAGGGAAAATAAGGCCAAACGATACAACTCCATGGCAATTATGTCAGTTACTTTCAAGCTTTCCAGATTCCTTAACAATAGGAGAAgtcactaaaataaaataactactTCATGTGCACTATATAAGCATTTATCTACAAAAAGGTGATTCATtcagacactttttttttttttttcagaaaacaCTTCCTTTTTACTTGGAATCACAAATCCACTGACTTTACcatcggaggacttttggcTGGTCTCCACCGATCCTCTTTGactttatatttgtttttccaaTATCAAGCCCTAAGATCATCAGCACCCGAGACTTTCAACCTATTGATTTCCAAGGATTCATCAGTAATAGAGAAAATTcataagaataataatttttttgcatactTTTGTGAAAGTGAGATAGTATCTGAATTCTTGTTCAAATTTCCCATTGCGGGCTGTTTTAAGCCCATAACATAAATTAATTGTGTCCTCAAGCAAGTAATTAATCTCAGGTTGAATTCTTGCAcccacatacacacacacatacacatatatattttatgggaACTAGTTATAGTATTATTTATTCAATACTCAAATAGATcgtttgattttaaaaaaaccaaCATCAATGACTTGCAATAATACGAGAATTTAAAAATGATAGACAATTATAAagtaataatgataaaaaaataataaatggagTGTAAACCCAAaggtatatataatatatggtttgtagttttttttttttttttttccttttaataattGATGATGCTCAAAAATCAATAGGCTAAAAGTTATGGGCTTCAACGATGGTTGAATGAcatgaaaaggaagaaagaaactATTAAAGGTGACCGAGGTGAACCGGTTAAGAACCCTCCAATGATTAAGTAAGTTTTTTCTCTAGAACACAAGTGTAGTAAGTGGATGAGTAGTAGAACATACCTTGGTTGGATGAGGCTTGGtcccttttatagagagtttgGAGTGGATCTATTTGTTAGATGCCACTAACATCGTGGGAGATGCGTGGACATAGTTGAGAGAGTGGAGTGAATTTCGGAGAATTCATCGTACGTTCCAAGATGAGTGCTCTCACCATTCAAGATtgtcattttttctcttttcttaaaACTATCTTGGATGACCATTATGGACAAAAATTGCTTGTTGATCACCATCAATAATATTATCCATTTtatgccccaaaaaaaaaaaaaaaaaaaaaatctttgagtTTGCTTAAAAATATACGACCGTCGTTTTATGGATCAAAGTGATCAAACAAACAACCCGTCGTGTATCGGGTCAAGTCGATTCGAGACGTATTACCGGGACCTATCCGAGGCGATTTCGGATCTCACCACATTTGAAGCAGTTAGCTGCAAAATCACTTGCAGACTACGTTCTCCATAGGCGACGATCGGACACAGACACAGTTTCTTGAAACGCTGCGTTTCGATCGTAATCTGAAAAGAAATGGGTACCTCAGAATCCACACTCTCAAGCTCACAGGTAGCTCTTCAATTTCACCATACATTTCTAAGATTACCCTCCACTAAATGCCAATCCTTATATTAACGTCTATTTTACTATGAAGGGCCCGGTCGACGAAATCACCACCGTGTCCGATCGATCCGAGGTCACAGATCCAATCTTAGAGAGACTCAAAACCCTCAAATTAGTATGTCTTTTCTTCCCTTTGTTTTCAGGGGttttgtatttaataattttattggttgttctcttcttcttattaCTTTTCCTAAGTTGTTTTCGATGCGTAATTTGTAGACAACACCAATATTGACGTCACCACCGGCTGAGAGTAGCTTAACTGACATACTGGTGAGGAAACCTTCGTCTTCTTCGGCTCCAGGTGGGCTTCCTGTCGAATTATATAGCTAAATAAATAAGCTCTCTTTATATTCTTCACTGATTTGTggatatatgatatatatactAAAGCCATAACTAGTGAAGGAAGTTAATCCTGCATGGGATGTAAAATTGTTAATTATTCCAAAGCAAAGCAACTGATATGAGATATCCCTAGTTGGTTGAGCTGATTTATCTGTTGGTGTGGATTGTCCGTCCtgttgagattttattttttgtatctaACAATGTATAGCAGTGGATATACTGTTAGCTTTTATAATATCTGATTCGAAACATAGAATGGatatatttcaatttcaaatggaGAGGATCATTTTCACTTGTGAGAGTGGTTGACGATTTATAATGGTTTGTGAGATGACCTCTCAGTGTCCTAGTTCAGCACATATGTGGTTTCAAGAAACCTATTACTGATTCATTGGATGATTTGCTAAATGAAAAAGACATCAGGATTGCTTATTTTACATCATCCTCtccacccctttttttttctcctcttttccAATCATTGCTTTAGGAACTCCTTTTCCTTGCTCTCATAATTATACTTCGATTGTAAAAAGCCGTTGTTCTTACTAGAACTTTGGTGTTCCTCTTACTAAAATTTTAATGCCTCCTATGTTCTAACCTGTTAGTGGTCTATTGAATAGATGCAGAAATGAACAAACAACCACAAGAAAATAATGCTTTCTTGTATATAAAGTCAAGGTGTTAGATTGTGCTAACTCCTTTACAATTATGATCTTTGAAAGCGGGTCACACATTGTGTGTAAAGGTTTTCTTAAGTTATGTCTGAAGTATTCACTTATTATGGTGCACAAACATAAACAATAGCAAGGACGTCACATCCTGCTAGAATGCATTTGTGATTCTGAAGGCAAAGCATAGAAGGAAGTTAGCCATCACTTTTGTATATCTGTCGATACCACACACCAACTGACCACAAATTCATTAAGCACCATGCTCCTGTGAATGAGTATTTGAGTATTTATTTATCTCAGTTATATAGTTGCAATGCtattaatcattttttaggCCAGATGTGGTTCAGTTGCGAGACTAATTACTATACTTTATTTTCTCTGATTGATATAGCTACTGTGAATCCTAAGGTGCTGGTGGAGCTCTTCTCGATGTACCGTGATTGGCAGGAGCAGAAGACTCAAATGATTAGCAAAAAGCAGGTTTgccgtaaaaaaaaaattgagttcacAAGCAGTGTTTAGTGAAAAAGGAGATGACTtcaatatcataattcataaggCATGTGATAAATCAGATCTGCAGAAGATCCTTGAGACCCTAATTTCAGATCCAGTTGATTTATTCTACATGGATCCGTATTTGAATTAAGATTCAAGTTGGTTTCTGCACTATGATGATAGGATCCAGATCTGATtcataatcattaaaaaaaggaTTTTGATCTAACTCAAGATCCTTTGGAACTTATATTTTGGCGGGTTCACATTTAAATTCAGCTTTAAACCAAGGTTTTGCAAATTCAAAGACCTTTTAAACATTTGGTTTGGTGATTAATTAAACTAGGTCATACCCAATGCACAAAACTCTCATTTTTGCAGGTTCTGGGAGAGGTGATTGGTAGATAGCCTCAAGCCTTCCCCCCACACcctttttttgagagataattcCCAAACTTGAACTTGCAGCTTGTTGCTTTAGGTGGAAGGCACATGCCATCGCACCAAGGCCTAACTTCTAGTTTGGTGATTATTTATGGACAGGAAAAAGCAAAATGGTCAATCAACAATCATAAAATGGTTCAAATAATCAGATCCTCGGTTGGAATAGAGGAATTCAAAGCTACTTTCGATTACTGTATAAAGTAAAATTCTATTTGGATTCTTAAGGTTAAAGCTGGATTTGAATGGATACTGATTGGTTTGGATTTTGGCTTAGTCTTGATGCTTTAGTGGGTGGATAAAAATGCTTGGGTAAAAGTTCAATCTTTCTGAGACTCTTATTTTGTGCCAACCCAGTCAATCATGTAGAAGGGGTGAACCTCTGTAGAAAAATGTTTTCTAGAGATTCTAGTAATTGCTCTTCCCAATAACTATTTTTCATTTGGTGAAATGTGAGTTCCTTACTGGATTTGAAAACTGTGCATTTAGGGGCAGGTAAACTCATTTCCTATTCTTGTTATGATCTGTTGTGCTAGTATTCACGATTGTTAGATATTGGTATCATTAACCTGTTTGCTATTCTTACTGCTTTATGaaactaagattttttttttcaaactacaTTCACAATGTAATTTGTGTATAACTGTTACAGGAAGAgatagaaaacaaaatagatGTTGCAGATGCTTTGGCAGTTAAACTTCTACAACGTTTTAATTTCTCAGTGTCGGCAATGAAGACAGCTTCACAACATTTATCAGAAGGTAATTGATCAGACAAAATGTCACTTTCTGCTAGTTATTTGGCTCCAGAATATCACACAATCACAAATGCATGATGGACCCACTGAATGTGGAATCTCAGTTCCATGTCGCATGTGGACCATAGTTTTGCATCATAGGGAGTACAGATTAACCAGAACTTTTCAGATGCCGTGCCTCCTTATTGCTTGTGTACATCTATTGACTTTTTACCTTGAAAATGCGTGCAGTTCATGCATTGCAGGTGGACATTGGAGAACTTAAAGGAAGGTTAACAGAGGTTATTAGTAACTGCGATGCACTGTGCAAGAGAATTGCTTCAGAGGGGCCAGAATCTCTTCGTTCATCTGTCAAACCATTTACAATTGCCACTGCTGACTCAGAAATCAGCTCTACTTCATCTTCTTTGCCAAGAGATTTAAACAAAACAGTAGCCAAGTTAAAATAGATAGTTTTGTTCTTGTATGTAGTTACAAGGATTTTTATTGATTCAGATTGAGGTTAATTCTCAGTGGCTAACCAGAGTGGCTTCATTACATGTCTGACTGGTATCGGACAACCCATGTATAAAATTGAGTCTATGAAGCATTTCATCATATAAAATATAAGGATTATTGATGCTCAGCATGTAGAATAAAAGTTATTCAGTTGTGGAGCTCAGTAGGCTTTTTCTAAAGAGAATGAAAGAAGTCACTCTTCAAGAAGGAAGAAGACCTCTTTCCACGTCTGCCACcaacaaatataataattcTATAATGCTTCTTTACAGTTTCTTCagcctccaaaaaaaaaaataaaataaaataaaaagcaaaagaaaaggacTATGAAGGTAACAGCAAATCAGGATTATTggatttctctttctttgggTTGTCATTTCTGTGTCTTCGAGCTGTCAAGACAGATTCCTAAGATCAAACAAGTACCAAAGCTAGTAAAAACTAGGGTTACTCTGCTTGTTTTAAGGAAAACTTTATGTGAATATAGATATTCCCGGTTTCCTGTAGTTGGTAgtatcaaaaaatatttggtcaaagaaaatttatcatttaacTAACGttatttagtttagtttagttttttttttttttttttttgagaaggattatttagtttagttttagttttgtaCGAGATAGAAttgtttatcaaaaatttcaaaagataatttttcgactcattttaaggttttcaaacataggaaattcaaataattttctataaatttttttttttgaaaatgatttattttctagaaaatcttCATGACAAAACAAACCGAATCAATCTATCACTCTATCAGCATGCTTACACGTTTATACAAGCATATTGTGGGCAATATTATAAATGCCTACACGTTTATACAAGCATTATAAATGCCTACACGTTTATACAAACATATTGTGGccaatattataaaataaaaagaatattgtGGACAAAGAAGTTGAATCGGacattctcaaaaagaaaaaacaaaaaactaggaaccattttgtaatgttattctaataacattgtttaaatttttttaaaataaattttttaaaaataagtgtgagtgaaaaaagtgagtgaaaaaacatatataactgattaaaaactgaaaagtgtTACTTAAAATACAATACAAACGGGCCTCAACCGCAGACACATCATTTGAGAAGAAATTagcaaaacatgaaaaaaaaaaaaaaaaaagttaacatgTAATTGATCCGGGAAGTTGATACGGAGTTAACACAAACCATTTTACTAACTTATTTGACCATTTGGATTAATGTGGAAAGATATATAAATGAACTACATTACTGCAAATTGAAGTGATCAGATCCAGCATCTCCAAAAAGGCTCCAATGTTCAAAATTGAAAGATCTCAAACTTCCCAGTACAATAATGATCTTATCCATCCCATCCACATTGTGACTCCAAGAAGCAGAATAAGAAGAACAAGTGTAGGACTTGCTACAATCAAATTAATGGAATTACAGATATTCAAACAATGcataacatgataacaataacATCTTAAAACACCATCGATATAAATTACTGAATTGAAAACTATATCAACTCTAAGAACCCCTTAAATAGAATCATTTCCAAACCCCCCATTGTTGTGGATCTGAAGCAAAATTGGAAGGAAGGAACCAAGCTGATCATGGTTGTTGCTGTGCATCCATGTAACCAGCATCGACAAGCACCTTCTCCCTCTTAGCCAATTCAACATCCTCATCAACCATCATCTTAACCAATTGCTCAAACCCAACCTTAGGCTTCCAACCAAGAACTTTCTTAGCTCTGCTTGCATCTCCCTTAAGGTTATCAACCTCAGTAGGCCTAAAATACCTCTTGTCAATCACAACGTGATCATTCCAATTCAAACCCACATACCCAAACGCAACCTGCAAGAACTCCTCCACAGTGTGAGAATCTTCCGTGGCCACCACGTAATCATCTGGCTTCTCTTGCTGCAACATCATCCACATAGCTTCCACGTAATCCCCAGCAAAACCCCAATCCCTCGAAGCCTGCAAATTCCCAAGAAACAGCTTGCTCTGCAACCCAATCTTGATTCGCCCAACCGCGCGCGTGATCTTCCGGGTCACGAAATTCTCGCCCCTCCTCGGCGATTCGTGGTTGAACAATATCCCATTGCACGCGAAAATCCCGTACGCTTCCCTGTAATTCACGGTGTACCAATGCGCCGCGCATTTCGACGCGGCGTAAGGGGATCGAGGGTGAAACGGCGTCGTTTCCGACTGCGGAGGCGGCGTCGAGCCGAACATTTCGGACGATCCAGCTTGGTAGTACCGAATATGGTTGCGCCCACTGGCGGCTATGTGGGATCGGACAGCTTCGAGGAGACGGAGGGCCCCAGTGGCGACAACATCGGCGGTGTAATCTGGGATCTCGAATGAGACGGCCACGTGGGATTGGGCAGCGAGGTTGTAAACCTCGTCTGGGAGAATCGTGTCGAGCCAGCGACGAAGAGAGGAGGCATCGGTGAGGTCAGCGTAGTGGA
It encodes the following:
- the LOC126733178 gene encoding uncharacterized protein LOC126733178; its protein translation is MGTSESTLSSSQGPVDEITTVSDRSEVTDPILERLKTLKLTTPILTSPPAESSLTDILVRKPSSSSAPATVNPKVLVELFSMYRDWQEQKTQMISKKQEEIENKIDVADALAVKLLQRFNFSVSAMKTASQHLSEVHALQVDIGELKGRLTEVISNCDALCKRIASEGPESLRSSVKPFTIATADSEISSTSSSLPRDLNKTVAKLK
- the LOC126733179 gene encoding GDP-mannose 4,6 dehydratase 1, producing MASEIDNSRSGSTTNGESPPCAPHKVALITGITGQDGSYLTEFLLDKGYEVHGLIRRSSNFNTQRINHIYIDPHNAHKARMKLHYADLTDASSLRRWLDTILPDEVYNLAAQSHVAVSFEIPDYTADVVATGALRLLEAVRSHIAASGRNHIRYYQAGSSEMFGSTPPPQSETTPFHPRSPYAASKCAAHWYTVNYREAYGIFACNGILFNHESPRRGENFVTRKITRAVGRIKIGLQSKLFLGNLQASRDWGFAGDYVEAMWMMLQQEKPDDYVVATEDSHTVEEFLQVAFGYVGLNWNDHVVIDKRYFRPTEVDNLKGDASRAKKVLGWKPKVGFEQLVKMMVDEDVELAKREKVLVDAGYMDAQQQP